One stretch of Bacteroidota bacterium DNA includes these proteins:
- the pyrE gene encoding orotate phosphoribosyltransferase — protein sequence MKLPKDQILQIFKDTDALLEGHFVLTSGLHSPHYFQCAKVLQYPKYLHLLAGDIAKHYEYSEVEVVISPAVGGIVVGTEVGRVLGVRTIFAERENGVMKLRRGFGVKKGERVLVVEDVVTTGGSVDEVCTLVTAADAKLVGIGCIVDRSNGKAQFDAKFYSVMEMDVQTYPAEEIPASLAAIPITKPGSRGLQG from the coding sequence ATGAAATTACCCAAAGATCAGATCCTGCAGATATTTAAAGATACCGACGCATTATTGGAAGGACATTTTGTTCTTACATCGGGACTTCACAGCCCGCATTATTTTCAATGTGCCAAGGTACTGCAGTATCCGAAATATCTGCATCTGTTGGCCGGTGATATTGCAAAACATTACGAATACAGTGAAGTTGAAGTTGTCATTTCACCTGCTGTCGGCGGCATTGTTGTCGGGACGGAAGTTGGCCGGGTCTTAGGAGTGAGAACGATTTTTGCCGAACGGGAAAACGGAGTAATGAAATTACGGCGCGGATTTGGTGTGAAGAAAGGGGAGCGTGTATTGGTTGTGGAAGATGTTGTCACGACCGGCGGTTCAGTGGATGAGGTATGTACATTAGTGACTGCTGCTGATGCGAAACTTGTCGGTATCGGATGCATTGTTGATCGAAGTAACGGTAAGGCACAATTCGATGCAAAGTTCTATTCCGTGATGGAAATGGATGTTCAGACGTATCCAGCCGAAGAAATTCCGGCGTCGCTTGCAGCAATTCCCATCACTAAACCCGGGAGCAGAGGATTGCAGGGTTAA
- a CDS encoding 4a-hydroxytetrahydrobiopterin dehydratase — protein sequence MALLSKQQITDRLQSINDWKQKGKTISRTVVLKDFVQAMGFVQSVALLSEKADHHPDIDIRWNTVTLVLSTHSAGGLTEKDFSLAAQINSLI from the coding sequence GTGGCGCTTTTGAGCAAACAACAAATCACTGACAGATTGCAGTCTATTAACGACTGGAAACAAAAAGGAAAGACCATTAGCCGAACAGTCGTTTTGAAAGATTTTGTTCAGGCCATGGGTTTTGTTCAATCTGTTGCGTTGCTTTCAGAAAAAGCAGATCATCATCCCGATATTGATATTCGATGGAATACGGTGACGCTGGTGCTTTCAACGCACAGCGCTGGGGGTTTAACAGAAAAAGATTTTTCTTTGGCCGCCCAGATCAATTCACTCATATAA
- a CDS encoding NHL repeat-containing protein, translating into MIALTFIFLLVQPDSIQSIIVESSQQLFQKATSISAAPDGKVFVIDQSSNSLYVISQQNSILKTLGGLGWGNDAFDFPTDISSSFLLDILVVDANNRRVQRYDKNFNYIQTYDENILPQSSGRFQPIATATSNQGDLYILDNDGRRVITVNSRGQFEREFGTFADSKGRLIDPRDITVTAENEVIVLDGKTVIIFDRFGNYVRSIKLSSKESWKTINVSGRELIISSSSRIELINLDMNTSITIKHQSLIGSKVEEPFSDALIQGSILIILTQTTLYRCSFPQ; encoded by the coding sequence ATGATTGCTTTAACGTTCATTTTCTTGTTAGTTCAACCTGATTCTATCCAATCTATAATAGTGGAATCGTCGCAGCAATTGTTCCAAAAAGCAACCAGCATCTCTGCGGCACCGGATGGAAAGGTGTTTGTTATTGACCAGTCATCCAATTCCTTGTATGTCATTTCGCAACAGAATTCCATTTTAAAGACACTCGGTGGTTTGGGATGGGGAAATGATGCTTTCGATTTTCCAACAGACATTTCTTCATCTTTTTTGCTTGATATCCTTGTGGTGGATGCAAATAATAGACGTGTCCAGCGGTATGACAAGAATTTCAATTATATTCAAACGTATGATGAGAATATTCTTCCGCAATCATCAGGGAGGTTTCAACCAATAGCCACGGCAACGTCGAACCAGGGGGATTTGTATATTCTGGATAACGATGGAAGACGGGTGATTACTGTAAATTCCCGAGGACAATTTGAACGTGAGTTTGGAACGTTTGCTGATTCTAAAGGCAGATTGATCGATCCGAGGGATATTACTGTTACAGCAGAAAATGAAGTGATTGTGCTCGATGGCAAGACAGTGATCATATTCGATCGATTTGGAAATTATGTAAGATCAATCAAGTTATCATCGAAAGAATCGTGGAAGACGATTAATGTCTCTGGAAGGGAGCTCATTATTTCTTCATCCTCAAGGATTGAATTGATCAACCTTGACATGAATACATCCATAACGATAAAGCATCAATCATTGATCGGTTCGAAAGTTGAAGAACCATTTTCAGATGCTTTAATTCAGGGATCCATTCTTATTATTCTTACACAGACTACCCTTTACCGATGTTCATTCCCCCAATAA